In Klebsiella aerogenes, the DNA window TAATCCGGACACGAATACTCATATCATATCACTACATCAGAAAGGCTTCAGCCATTCGCCTAAAAGGTGCTGGCCGCGCGTGATTTATGCTGCAAAAAATTCATTCAGGCATGCATCATCTCGTATCAACGTATAGCTTTGGGTAATATGTGCCAAATTTTGCCGAATCTGGAGAGTTGCAATGCGTGGTGATTTCTACAAACAGTTAACCAATGACCTGGATACCGCGCGCGCGGAAGGGTTGTTTAAAGAAGAACGTATCATTACTTCGGCCCAGCAGGCGGACATCACCGTCGGCGACAGCCACGTCATTAACTTCTGTGCCAATAACTATCTGGGTCTGGCTAACCACCCGGAACTGATTGCGGCGGCGAAATCCGGCATGGACAGCCACGGCTTCGGGATGGCCTCCGTGCGCTTCATCTGCGGCACCCAGGACACCCATAAGCAGCTTGAGAAGAAGCTGGCTGATTTCCTCGGTATGGAAGACGCGATTCTGTATTCCTCTTGCTTCGATGCCAACGGCGGCCTGTTTGAAACGCTGCTGGGGCCGGAAGATGCAATTATCTCCGATGCGCTGAACCATGCGTCGATTATCGATGGCGTACGTCTGTGTAAAGCTAAGCGTTTCCGCTACGCCAACAACGACATGCAGGAGCTGGAAGCGCGTCTGAAAGAAGCGCGCGAAGGTGGTGCGCGTCACGTGCTGATCGCCACCGACGGCGTCTTCTCAATGGATGGCGTTATCGCCAACCTGAAAGGCGTCTGCGATCTGGCGGATAAATACGATGCGCTGGTGATGGTCGATGACTCCCACGCTGTCGGCTTTGTGGGCGAGAATGGCCGCGGTTCCCATGAATATTGCGATGTAATGGGCCGCGTCGACATTATCACCGGTACGCTGGGTAAGGCGCTGGGCGGCGCGTCCGGCGGCTACACCGCCGCGCGTAAAGAGGTGGTCGAATGGCTACGTCAGCGCTCCCGCCCGTATCTGTTCTCCAACTCCCTGGCACCGGCGATCGTCGCAGCCTCCATCAAAGTGCTGGAGATGGTTGAATCGGGTAGCGAACTGCG includes these proteins:
- the kbl gene encoding glycine C-acetyltransferase yields the protein MRGDFYKQLTNDLDTARAEGLFKEERIITSAQQADITVGDSHVINFCANNYLGLANHPELIAAAKSGMDSHGFGMASVRFICGTQDTHKQLEKKLADFLGMEDAILYSSCFDANGGLFETLLGPEDAIISDALNHASIIDGVRLCKAKRFRYANNDMQELEARLKEAREGGARHVLIATDGVFSMDGVIANLKGVCDLADKYDALVMVDDSHAVGFVGENGRGSHEYCDVMGRVDIITGTLGKALGGASGGYTAARKEVVEWLRQRSRPYLFSNSLAPAIVAASIKVLEMVESGSELRDRLWANARLFREKMTAAGFTLAGADHAIIPVMLGEATIAQAFARELQKEGIYVTGFFYPVVPKGQARIRTQMSAAHTPEQIEHAVEAFTRIGKQLGVIA